The sequence GTCAGCttcttggtagctgatggcaaagaccttctttgccgtccgctagctgacggcaaagaattggcagaCGGCAAATTCCCTGATTTGCAATGTCCTCCCCTACTTGTTCTGTGGACACCCACTTCTTGTCCGCGGCTGATGGGGTGCCCAATGATGTCCCTCTATTTTCCGCTACTTGTTAGCTCCTCACCTCCTTCTCTCTTTTATCCCTCGAACTCAATTTTTGCACTTGCCATTGAAACAACTAAAAGATAAATGTTGAAGCAACGGTAACTCAATTTAAAATTTTACAACTCAAATGTAAAGTCTTCAAATTACTAGCTCAAATTTAAATTCATTTTATTCTTTCATGCATGCTCTATTGGTTTCCATGATGCACCCACACATGGTCCACTAGATGATTGAGAAGTTGTGTTTGCACTTCTTGACAATCAATCCTTCAATGCATCTCGAGAAATTTCTCAAACTCAATTGTGTCTTGTTTGTGTACGGTTGACAGGAGCATCCATGTGGTCCAAACCTACACCATGCTCACCCCAGTTCTCCACAATCATGTGTTGTGCATGATCAGATAACGTTTCATCATCTCGCACAATGTATCGGGGTCCTACTGTTTAGCAAATATGTAAACACTTGTTAGATGTGCTTTGTTTTTGCATGGTTATATGTGTCTcgttcatatcataaagatcatagTACAGTTCACTTAGACACCGACATGATAAAACTGTAAAGATAACATAACACTAGCCTTTACACAAAGGACCACCATCCAAGAAGGAAAATTATGAACAAGTCTGAAGAATCCCCTAAGCTTGACACCAACGTCCCTCACTTGCCTATGGTACTGCCACAACAACCACCAAAGAAAATATGACAGATCACGCCCATCATTGATAtgtagctttgcggacctccaaggtagCTCACCAAAGGCTAAGCCATTGCCAAGGAATGAATCACACCTGGGGCAACACCCCAGACACAACATTGAATTCCAGATCCACTCCCGCTCGAAGAAGTCATTGTTGGAGTAAACCATACCTGCCAACCGCAAATAGTGATCCCAACATACAAACCGCCGTCTTTCATAAGCCGCCAACACAGACTACTATCTGCATCCTCTCCTGGACTACCTCTCAAGCTCCATGCACGCACTGGAGCAAACATCATCGCAATGACTGaacccgaggacacaggtccaccacatGGATGCCGCAGCCACCATACTATCCCTGCTTGAAAAGATAGCCACCAAGACCCATCACCAACCATAGAGCATAACTTCGCATTGTGAGAAGATCTCGAGTACTTTTGTTCATCATCGTTGCCGCCCTCGCCGAAGCCAACCATGAGGGACAAGAGTGCGGCTGTCAAGCTTCCCGAGTTAAACGACCTTCGTGTGGGGCCCCATTGTCATCCAACACACCAAGAAATCTCCCCAAAGAAATGGCTCCCATGTTGCTCCCTACGTGGCACTGAAGCGTTAACCCCACCCTTATAAAGAAATTACTTCAGGCTTGGACCCACCTAAAAAATGAAACATGCTTTTTAGATTACGTATGTTTTGCTCACAATAGTATTTTCTTATACCCGTTCTCAGTCTTCCAACCTATGGCTATTGAGGGGCTCATGGAACCCACCTACCTACTAAATTTACAATGCTAACTCGGCAAACCATCCCAATAACATATACATCTCTTTCGCTACCCTTACACGGCCATGTCTGAAAGTCCATAGTATGCACTACAATCTTAGTCTCAACATATAGGTGGTGTCGATCATGATACAAAGAAGATAGACAGTTCAGTTAATAGACCAAGGAAGATAGGATTAATGTATCCTGGGTGTATGTATGGGCTTGCTATCAACACATGTTGATGATTTTAAGAATGGAGGGCCTCAGGATGAATTTCATTAGAAAAGTTGAAGCCAGATCTGACCAAAACCAGACTTGGATGTTTGTTGAAGCAATTACAATTGCCTACGATGTCGCACATATAAGCATATGTCATGATGGGTTGTCTTGGGTCCTAGTTGCAACTGCGAGTTAGTATGTCCAGGGGATGTTTGAGTGGCAATGCCTGAGCCAATCGCCAGCGTGATCCTTAACGAACTGAGCCAATCGCCAGGTTGAGCTTGTTAAGCTTAATAAGATTAACGAACAAGCTAACGGGTTCTTTCATTATGGGTTAAGAGTGTAGGTCTTCTAAATACAATATGTATGGTTTGACATTTTTTGTCTTCTTTCATTATGGCTTAGTTTGGTTACTCTGTTCAAAATCATAAAGGAACAAGCTTCTCCTATTCAGCAGTAGCAGCAAGTTAAAAATGTCTTGGCAATTGAGTTTGGCCTAGGCTTCACTCTTTGAATTGTTCTCTTCTACATAAAGAGTGTCCATGTCCATGGTCTTATAACTCAAGATAAATGCGACCCTTTGCATTTGCAACTAAGGACAATGATTATCGGGTCTGTTTCGAGAAGACCCTTTTTTTAAGGTAAATTGAAATCGTGACCTTTCAAAATTTGCTATGGTTCGGGGTCCTCCATTCTGAACAAGAGCTTCGGTCATTCTCACATGAAACTTATGATTCAGAAGAACTCATTTAGCAACATCTTGCAATTTTAGCTATCCATATAAGTTTTGCGTCGTGCATTCCAGCAAAACTATCAAGACACCACTCAAAATAGCTCATGAGATAGCGACACACAGACAGAAGGGAGATTTCAAAGTTAGAATTGGTTGGGGTGCAACTAGGATAGTGATGGATATCTCCTTCTCCGGTCTTGAGTTTCAAGCCGATGGTTGGAGTCGGTGGAAATGTGGATAACTTTCGTTATGATGGTTGTTTTTGGAAGCTTGAGTCAACTGCATAGCACATGAAGTACACTCGCCGAAAGTTGTTAAAAAGTCTTGCAAACGAGCGGGATGGGTTGGTTGGCATGGCTGGTATTAGTTTGACTTGGCTTGTGGGCACTAGAATTCTTTGTTGGGCGTCGTAAGGTGGTGTTGGGTGCTCTCTAATTGTGCTGAACTGTTCGTGCAGCTAGGGGTACTTAGGTAGTGATAGATTCCTCCTCCTCTGGTGTTGAGTTTCAAACCGATGGTTGGAGTTGTCGTAATCGGGGCTCCGCGGACCCAaactaggttcgaactctggggcgtgtatgAAGGATCTCGCTTCACGACGTCTCACTGCTCGCCGCCCTCAAGGCCTAATCTCGTCGAGCACACGCAAGCAGGAAGAAGAAGTGGACAcgatggtttacccaggttcgggccaccttgtggtgtaaaaccctactcctgctttgtggtggattggcctcacaagGATGCTGAGGGTGAAATAGTACAGTGGATGAGCTGTCTAGCGAGGGCTCGGAGGATGAGAATGAATCGATCACTCTCTACGGTGgaggctaacctatatttatactAGGCCCGGTTCTCTTCCCTCATAAGTTAGGGGGGAAGGAATaccacagtggccaattttgaagggggcgAGAATACATCTTATCCtggcgaaaggtggtcttcgcctgcaaagtttTTGGCCATGACGCAGTTGTCGGCTCAGTGATGACCTCTGTTCTGCCGAGCCCGTGATCTTGGTCTTGTTACATCAGAATGGtaacctttgggggattccttgAAAACTCACGCTTGTCCTTACctccttagcatcaaagaggaaactatcctggtctgcgcccgctggcgcccacctgacCTTGGTGGTCAATGCTCAGGTCATCGCGAGCCTGACGAGGTGGGGTAcctgcatagagatctccgctcctcggaGGCAGGAGGGCTGCTCCCCGAGAGGTCTTGAtatcgttcgcctcgcgagggccttgcttgtagagtcgtcgatgaagtcatgtgctgggccgcgggcaggcaggTCTAGGTACCCTCGAtcctagaacaccgacagaagTAGATGGCATCGCATCTAGTTGTTGACTATGAACATCTTTTGTTGTTGCTGAGAATCACTATGAACAAAATTACGAACAGAGACAACTTGAACAAAGTACGAATGAGCCGCTTGACTGTGACTCGTGTAAGGAACTAACTGAATCAGTACGCAATTTGTTCTCGAGTAATTTTGGAACGGCTTAACTGTTTTTGCCGTGAAGAACTGgtgtttgaaaaaaaaacatttggATCAGTGTACTGGGACACAGGAGAAACAAAGAAATTCAAGTACATTCACTCCTCATCCTGTTGCTGCTCCTATTTTTCAAGCACATGGTGCGGTGCAGAAAGAGATGCTGCCGTGGAGGGAGTCTGAACCTGAACATTGGACTAAAGGAGAGCCAGGTTTTCTTCGGTTCCGATTTTAGACAGCTCCAGAACGAACAGTCCACTAATTTAAACAAACAAACCTTGTATTTGAATTGGTTGGGGTGCGCCAGGCCCGGGTAGCAGTGCAACGCCCGGGCGACACACGAGGGCCCCAGTAGCAAGCCACTGTTGTGGACCCTCCTCCACAAAAAATAAATTTAATATCGTTGTAAGCACATGGCCCACATATCAGATATTAAACTGATAAGAACAGATACTACACTTGATCTTAGCCAAAAGGCCGAGAAAGGTATGAGTTGCAACCCACGCCACCCCCTCCCTCTTATAGCCTCGCCGAGCCTCTCGCCCTCCCTCGCcaggcgatgtgggactaaacgaAACCACCAGCCTCCGCTCCCCGCACGCACCAGGGCAGCCAGCAGGTTCGACGGTATGTGCTAGCCGCGTGGGCTCTGATTTCCGCCGGCCTGATGGGCTTCGACTCGAACGGGCCCGACTGCGCGACGGACGGGGAGCCCAGGCCCAGGCCGGGAGGGAAAGTGGGAGAGGAAAAGAAAAGGCATCGGGTGCTACCCGACCGCAGCTCGCACGCAACGCAACCCAAGTCGTCATCGCACGAGACGAGACGAGTCGAGGTCCAAGTCGCCCGAGCGCAAGCCCGCCGTCTCTCTCGCGTCCGCCCCTGCTAGCCCGGCCTTCCAGAAGCTTCCGGGAGCCATCCATGGCCACCGCGCCCGCGCCGACCGCAGCCgccaccgcgcccgccgccgccgccgcgcccgccccgTCCGCGTCGGTGCCGCGCGGTCAGGTGGATCTGGTCGACTTCATCGACTGGACCGGCGTCGAGTGCCTCAACCAGGACCCCGCGCACGGCATCGCCAACGCCCTCAAGCAGGTACCGCGTCAACTCCCGCGGCCAGACGCTTCCCCGGCGCCGATCCGGCGGCGGCCCGTTCGATTTTCgccgggggaactcccccctagggtttcgTAGATTAGCGCCGTGCCACGGCCGTGTATGTGTGCTGTGTTAACCCTCCTGCGGATTCTAGTCTAGAGCCGATTGCGTTTCTCATGAGTGGTGCTTTTCAACAGGGCTACAGGGAGGATGAGGGGCTGCACCTCGCCAGCGACTCGGACGAGCAGCTGCTGATCTACATCCCCTTCATGCAGGTCATCAAGCTGCATTCCGCGCTCTTCAAAGGCCCCGAGGAAGAAGGTGAGATTTGTAACTCAACGTCACTGCACAAATGCTAGTTGCTGCATACATTGATTACTTAGAGTTAAAGCCTCTTCTTCTGAGGTCAAGGAGGACTTGTTTCTGTTCGAACCAGGGGGCTCGATTTAGTCTGTTGTGAATGCTAATAGACGGTTGCACACAAGTTAAGTTTTGTAAATGTATGATAAGTAAGTTCTTTAGACCTCATGTGTGCCTGACCCATAATTCAAAAAGGCGCTGGGCGCTAATTATGTGTTTAGGGACCTACTTGTGTCTAGTTCGCCACTCCGTATGCGCACCCAAATGAAAAAGGCGCTAAGCGTAGGGGTGCCTTGCACTTTTCCAAGCGCGCAAGACCAAAGCGCTGCGTCACTCCGGCCGGCTCTTTGCACCCAGACGCGATTTTTTGAACTTTGGTCTGACCTATCGTCTAGTGTTTAATGCTAAATAGAAGATATTGTTATTTATGGTGTTTGCATTAAAGCAGTGCAGAGTCTGGGGCTCCTTCCATTTTGGGGAAAAACATGGCATGATCTAGTGGCCTAGGACGCTTTGATTTGCCTCTTCTTCTTCGTTTATAAATAAAATTGACAATTTACAGCTAATATCTGTAGTTATTGATACACTAGTTGGCTAGGGCACTCTTTTCTGATGTCAGGTCTGCAAATGCTAGTAGAGGGTACAATTATTTCTGTAAATTTATGGTCAGATGTTAGTTGTTGGGACCTATGTGGTGACCATCTGACCTATCGTCTAGTGTTCCATGGTACATAAAAAAGATGGTTGCTTATCGGAACACTTTGGCAcatgggagcatatgctcctgccATTGAAAAATATATTTCTTCTCTTTCAACATATTTAGTTTTGTTTAATGCTGAAAAGCTCAAGAGTTCTTCTCTTTCAACGCTTTACAACAATATATAGCTTGATATGGGCATGCTAGGCTGCATGCTGCTGTTCTCTTACCACTTTTTTGTGTTCATGCTTCTTTTTCTCTACCTTGGAGTGACGTATTTAGTTTGTAAGTAGTAGCCCCTTTCTTAAACCACTTCAGTATTTCTCTTGGGTGTGTTGATGCTTTCTCAAATAGTTAATGCAATCTTCTTTGAACACAGGCCCAAAGACAGTTAAACTCTTCTCCAACAGAGAGCATATGGGTTTCAGGTATACTTCCTTTTAGTTTCACTGAAGCTCATTGATACCGACTTCTGAAAACGTTTTGGGTTTTCCCTTATGCCTGACATAAATTTCTGTATTGATTGGCAGCAACGTCAATGACTTCCCTCCAAGTGATAGTGTTGACCTGTCATCCAGCCATTTACTGGAAGTATGTTGTTATCCTAAAATCTAAGTTTGTTTTTGATATTCTTTTCTTTGATGCCCATGTCTTAGCTTATGCATTACCTCAAATTGATGAGCCTTGGCTATTCTTTTCTGCAGAGTAAGCCTGTCACGCTAAAGTATGTGAAGTTCCAGAATGTTCGCAGGTATGTGCATCTCTCTCTAGCAGGTGGGTAACAGGCATTTTGTACTGTTATCTGATTCTTATAACCCCTTTTTTGCCACCCCAGCCTGACTATGTTTATCGAAGACAATCAAAGCGGAGCTGACATCACAAAAATTCAGAAGATCGCGCTTTATGGAACCACGTAAGTTCTGTTAGCACCTAGTATTTCATAATTTGCACTGGATGTCTGGATGCACATATTATATTGTCCTTTTAGCTGGACTGCTCAGATTGTGGGAGATCTGTGATTAGTTGTGCCATCAGGCATCAGTATCATTAGTTCCTGAAGCTGCACAATATCCCAGGAGTAtttgtgttgtactccctccgttccgaaatataagtctttctagagattccactacggattacatacggagcaaaatgagtgaatctacactctgaagtacgtctatatacatccgtatgtagtccgcattgaaatctctaaaaagacttatatttaggaacggagggagtatattcttaGTAACAGCTTATTTTGGAAAGAAAAGATAATTGTAGGGTGAAAGCCATTATTTTAGCAAATCAGAACTGAATTTGCAAGTCATTACTGTATCGAGGCAATGGCTAAGTTTAAGCTCTTATTTCCCTTATCGTAGATTAAAAAAAATCACTTCATAGATACTGCAGACTGATTTTTACCCCCCATATACACATTTGATGAAAATCAGTCATTACTTGTGATTCATCTCCTGAACACTTGATTTAAATTTTTTTTGCCAGTGTGGACACAACAAATATGAAGGACCTGAAGAAGATAGAAGAACATTAAGCAGACCCATCTAAGATAGTGTGTTTCAGTGGGTGTAAACATTTAACTGTGGTGGTTGATGCTGGCAACTTTGTGCCCCTATTTTACACATGAGGTATTTAAGAGCCCAGTTAGCCTCCTGTAGGCTGCAATTTCTGCGTGTGGGCTTGTTTGACAAACGAAACAAATGTTCCTTGCTGAGAAAATTCATATCCATATCCCTTTTCCCTCGAGAGTTTGGTGTTGATGATGCTTGGCTTGGCTTGTCGATGATCATTCCAGACTGTCGCAACGAATAATGATTTCATTGGCAATACTACATTTCTGTTAATATCCAATCACAGTGACTCATGTTGAGAGCACGTAATAACTTTCCATCCATGGTAATCTACATACGGCATCTAGTTTAGCATACATACATGTGCCAGGCAGGCAGAGGCGAATGAATCATCATGTTAGGTTTGGCTGGTTTGCTCTGATCAAGATCAGTCGGCGGCATCGAGGGCCATGAGGATGGCCCTGAAGAGGTTGATGATGTCGAGGTAGAGGGTGATGGAGGCGGCGACGTACTCGTCGTAGGTGTAGCGCTTGATGAGGTTGTCGGTGTCGTAGATGATGAAGGCGGAGAAGATGAGCGCGGCGATGCAGCCGTAGACGAGCACGGCCGTCTTGCCCATGGGGaagaggatgatgacgatggcgtaGAGCATGAGGATGACGCAGGCGGCGAAGAGGAAGGGCCCCAGGAACTCGAAGTCGTGGCCGCGCCTGGCCGCCCAGAAGGTGTAGGCGGTGAGCGAGACCACGACGACGAGCGTCATCCCCGCCGCCTCGAAGATGATGGGCCCGCGCTTGGTGAGGCACCCCAGCCCCACCGACAGGCTGACGCACACGGTGAAGATGCCCAGGAACACCAGGTTCACCGGGTGCTTCTGCCGGAAGTAGACCATGGGCAGCATCACTGCGCTCATTACCAACGGCGTCCGTCAGCAACCGCATGCATGGAGAATGAAAGCGAAGCAGAGATAGGGTTGGGTACCGACCGAGGAGGGgggagatgaggatgaggatgaaggcgacgagggcggcgggggtgCGGGAGAGGAAGAAGTTGCGGACGCAGTCGGTGAGGTtcatggcggcggcgacggccacGGTGACGAGCATCTGGATGGAGACGATGACGTACACCTTGCGGATGAAGGCCCAGCGCAGCTCCGGGCTCTCGATCATGTACCCGTCGGGCGGGTAGCACGCCTCCacgtcgtggtggtggtggtggtggtggtggtgatcgtGCTTCCCCATGGCCGCGGCTACCTTCGATCGGCGCCTGCTTTTCCTTGCCAGCAGGTAGAGGACTACGGACGACGGACGGGCGGGTCGACGATGGTGTCCGGGCCAAGGAATGGTGTCTCAATAGCTTCCGCCAGCCATGGACGTCAAGTCATTTAGAGGTCATGGCTGGAGGCATCTATTCTGGGCGCGGTCGCTTCAAAACCTGTTTCCCCGTGCCTCTTTCTTCACCGTCCAAATAATTTCATCACGTTGTCGATAATAACGGAATGCACAGCTAGAACCGACGGGGATTATACGTATTTTTATGACAATTTGGCTTCTTCTTTTCTCGAGAGCATGCAAACTGCGTGCCATATAGCTTTATAGAAGGCACGGAATCCAAGAATTCCAGCAAGCTCTCACCACATGCCTCCAGCTCGAACGCACACAATACAACTCTTAAGTGCTTTGTCCTAAACTGACCAACAAAATCGTGTCCCGACCGATGCCAGTCACCTCTAAAGAGCACGACAACTCTAAATGAACTCTCCTTGCCGACACACCAACCAGCCTTGGATCGCCTGGATCCGTTGTGTGCAGTCCGTTGGCATGGTGCGGTTGTCTGGCAGTGGCCGTGCAGGCGGCAGAGTAGAAGCAAGTGGCACGGCGTTGTGGCTTTCGGAGCCCCGTTGCGGTGGTTGTGGTGGTGCCGGCATCAACACGAGTACAGTAGTACGCCATATGAAATTCGAGCGGAGCCGTGGCTTTGGTCTCACAAGGTTCGTTTCCATGGTGCGCGCACCGTTACCTTCTTGAAGACACTCGAGTAGAGGACATATCACAAGATCAAAACACCCAGGATTTTGCATTCGTGCCAATATGCAACATTCAGCGGAATTAAAATGGAACATTTCGTAGCAGGGAATTAAATTCACGTGCCTTGCAATCACAAAGCACCAGTGAGTATATTTTCATCGTGCAGCTTGGTTCAATCACACATTGCATACTCCAGGAAGCTAGGAAACAAGACATGTGATGGAGTCTAGGACGGCAGAATTTACTGATAACGATTGTACATGCCTACAGGTATCTGCGGGCATTCATGAATtttctgatatgcacaagctagtGGACTTAAATCATGCGATGTTGGGCAAGGTGCGCTCAGCTATCAGCTGCCCGCAGAATTTGCATCAGATTCAGGAACAGGTTGATGATGTCGAGGTAGAGGGACACGGCAGCCCAGATGTACTCGTCATACGTGTGGCGCTTGATGATGTTGTCCGTGTCGAAGATGATGTAGCCACAGAAGATGATCGACGCCACGGCCCCATATATCATGGTGGAGATCTTGCCCAGTGGGAAAAAGATCTGCCAGCACAAGTGTGGTGAGTATATCACATGCACGAAACAATGTGATCGAAAGTAGTTTTGCAGTATCCATCTGAAGGAATATAGAAGGGACATAAGGTGCAGCTGCCCAACCTGGATAAGTGAGAACACCAGCAGCACCATAAGAGCTCCAAACAGGAACGGGCCCAGGAAGTTGAAATCATGgcctctctttgcagcccagaaaGTGTAGGCAGTCAAGCTGATCACCACCACTGCTGTCAGAATTGCAGCTTCCAAGATGATTTTTCCTGTGCACACACAATAGTATAATTAATTCACAGTAGAGGCCCTGCCCTATGTTGAGTTGATGTGCACAACTCCTGTGGAGAGTATGACAACTGACGACATAGATGAAGTGAAGACAGAAGAACATGCATCATCATAGCTGAAAGAATTTGTTATTTTTAGTCCAAACTTCACCGATGTAATTCAGATATCCCAACAATCAAAAGATCTTTCACAAGAAAGGAGTAATGCCAAAGCCCTCATTCTCAACAAGAATCAGTGATGTCTCAGCATCAAATCCAAAAGAGGTAACTAACACAACATCCAAACATGCAGTGATACCTTAAGTGCTTAGTGGAAATGTCCAACAAAAACACT comes from Triticum aestivum cultivar Chinese Spring chromosome 5B, IWGSC CS RefSeq v2.1, whole genome shotgun sequence and encodes:
- the LOC123113664 gene encoding PITH domain-containing protein At3g04780, with the protein product MATAPAPTAAATAPAAAAAPAPSASVPRGQVDLVDFIDWTGVECLNQDPAHGIANALKQGYREDEGLHLASDSDEQLLIYIPFMQVIKLHSALFKGPEEEGPKTVKLFSNREHMGFSNVNDFPPSDSVDLSSSHLLESKPVTLKYVKFQNVRSLTMFIEDNQSGADITKIQKIALYGTTVDTTNMKDLKKIEEH
- the LOC123113663 gene encoding protein LIFEGUARD 2-like, with the translated sequence MGKHDHHHHHHHHHDVEACYPPDGYMIESPELRWAFIRKVYVIVSIQMLVTVAVAAAMNLTDCVRNFFLSRTPAALVAFILILISPLLVMLPMVYFRQKHPVNLVFLGIFTVCVSLSVGLGCLTKRGPIIFEAAGMTLVVVVSLTAYTFWAARRGHDFEFLGPFLFAACVILMLYAIVIILFPMGKTAVLVYGCIAALIFSAFIIYDTDNLIKRYTYDEYVAASITLYLDIINLFRAILMALDAAD